One uncultured Caproiciproducens sp. DNA segment encodes these proteins:
- the rlmB gene encoding 23S rRNA (guanosine(2251)-2'-O)-methyltransferase RlmB, producing the protein MNEENNQRGDDIIAGRNAVSEAMRSGRTIDSLYVVRGAHTGSLSALIAKAKEKDIAIKEADSKKLDFMCGNANHQGVVAVAAVKEYATIDDIFRLAAERNEPPFIIIADELEDPHNLGAILRVAECSGAHGVIIPKRRAVGLTYAVGKASAGAVEYVPVARVTNVTAAIDELKKRGVWIYAADLNGENWCGVDYSGPAAVVIGSEGSGVGRLVKEKCDFVISLPMKGKINSLNASVACGIICYEIARQRSGIKTK; encoded by the coding sequence ATGAATGAAGAAAATAATCAGCGCGGCGACGATATCATCGCCGGCAGAAATGCCGTCAGCGAAGCGATGCGCAGCGGACGCACCATTGACAGCCTTTATGTTGTGCGCGGAGCGCACACCGGTAGCCTCAGTGCGCTGATTGCCAAAGCAAAGGAAAAGGACATTGCAATTAAAGAAGCGGACAGCAAAAAACTCGATTTCATGTGCGGCAACGCAAATCATCAAGGCGTGGTCGCCGTGGCTGCGGTCAAGGAATATGCGACTATTGACGATATTTTTCGGCTTGCGGCCGAACGGAACGAACCGCCGTTCATTATTATTGCGGATGAGCTTGAAGACCCGCATAATCTGGGCGCTATTTTAAGAGTGGCCGAATGTTCGGGCGCACACGGTGTCATCATCCCCAAACGGCGTGCGGTGGGGCTGACTTATGCAGTCGGCAAAGCGAGCGCGGGCGCGGTGGAATATGTTCCGGTTGCAAGAGTGACCAATGTCACCGCCGCAATTGACGAACTGAAAAAACGCGGCGTGTGGATTTATGCCGCGGATTTGAACGGTGAAAACTGGTGCGGAGTCGATTATTCCGGCCCGGCTGCCGTTGTGATCGGCTCGGAAGGTTCCGGTGTGGGCCGACTTGTAAAAGAAAAATGTGACTTTGTTATATCTTTGCCTATGAAGGGTAAAATAAATTCGCTTAATGCTTCCGTTGCCTGCGGCATTATCTGTTATGAAATCGCACGTCAGCGCAGCGGGATTAAGACAAAATAA